In Candidatus Desulforudis audaxviator MP104C, a genomic segment contains:
- the plsX gene encoding phosphate acyltransferase PlsX: MRIAVDVMGGDFAPQEIIRGAEAAVREWGFEVILVGNEEAIAKYADSRLCLPVVRAPQVVQMDESPVVAVKRKPDSSVVKAVELVKDGRADAAVSAGHTGATFAASLFRLGRIRGVERPALASVIPNEQGQTVLLDIGANVDCKPGHLLKFGIMGSLYARQVLGVPNPRVGLLSIGEEASKGNEQTLTVFPLFERAPFDFVGNVEGGDLFSGRVDVVVCDGFVGNIALKTGEGVVRTLEKAVKQEVATNWISKVCALPTVYTLRNIRKRFDYTEYGGAPLLGVNGVVVVSHGRSNAKAVKNAIRVAGEAVRTNLVGTIAGGIGDVRENGAETADG; the protein is encoded by the coding sequence TTGCGGATTGCGGTAGACGTCATGGGAGGTGATTTCGCACCCCAGGAGATCATCAGGGGTGCGGAAGCAGCGGTTCGGGAGTGGGGTTTTGAGGTGATCCTGGTCGGGAATGAGGAGGCAATCGCCAAGTACGCCGATTCACGCTTATGCCTTCCCGTGGTGCGTGCCCCGCAGGTCGTGCAAATGGACGAGTCCCCTGTGGTAGCCGTCAAGCGTAAACCCGATTCCTCAGTGGTCAAGGCCGTCGAACTGGTCAAGGATGGCCGGGCCGATGCGGCCGTGTCCGCCGGTCACACGGGCGCCACCTTCGCGGCCAGCTTATTCCGGCTGGGGAGAATCCGGGGTGTCGAGCGCCCGGCGCTGGCGAGCGTCATCCCGAACGAGCAGGGCCAAACCGTGCTCCTGGACATCGGCGCCAACGTGGACTGCAAACCGGGACATCTGTTGAAGTTCGGCATTATGGGCAGCCTGTACGCCAGGCAGGTGCTGGGAGTTCCTAATCCACGGGTGGGGCTTTTGAGCATCGGTGAAGAGGCCTCCAAGGGAAACGAGCAGACTCTGACGGTGTTCCCGCTGTTCGAACGGGCCCCCTTTGATTTTGTGGGTAATGTGGAGGGCGGGGACCTATTTAGCGGCCGCGTCGACGTGGTTGTCTGCGACGGGTTTGTCGGGAACATTGCGCTAAAAACGGGAGAAGGCGTGGTTCGCACGTTGGAAAAAGCGGTCAAGCAGGAAGTGGCCACCAATTGGATTTCAAAGGTTTGTGCGTTGCCCACCGTATACACGCTCCGGAACATACGTAAGCGCTTCGACTACACCGAGTACGGCGGTGCCCCATTGCTCGGCGTCAACGGGGTGGTGGTGGTGAGCCACGGCCGGTCCAACGCCAAGGCCGTGAAAAACGCCATCCGTGTGGCCGGTGAAGCCGTCCGGACAAACCTGGTGGGAACTATCGCCGGCGGCATCGGGGACGTACGGGAAAACGGAGCCGAAACCGCTGATGGCTGA
- the fabK gene encoding enoyl-[acyl-carrier-protein] reductase FabK, with protein sequence MLKTELCELLGIEYPILQGGMAWVSEAKLAAAVSEGGGLGIIGTGQAPPDWVRAQIRAAKSLTDRPFGVNVMLLSPFADEVMRVVFEERVAVVTTGAGNPGKYISALREVGCRVIPVVPSVALARRLEQTGVDALIAEGMESGGHIGELTTMVLVPQIVDAVSIPVIAAGGIGDGRGVAAALALGAKGVQLGTRFICAEECTVHPLVKEKILKAKDRDTVVSGRTTGHPVRCLRNKLTRQFEELEARQAPPEELEKLGVGKLRAAMVDGDVEYGSVMAGQIAALVNDIKPAREIIRQLVAEAEQVVARMARMGEAR encoded by the coding sequence GTGCTGAAAACAGAACTTTGCGAATTGCTGGGTATCGAGTACCCGATTCTGCAGGGCGGGATGGCCTGGGTTTCGGAAGCCAAGCTGGCGGCGGCTGTTTCCGAAGGCGGCGGCCTGGGAATCATCGGCACCGGTCAGGCTCCGCCGGACTGGGTCCGAGCCCAGATTCGCGCCGCAAAATCGCTCACCGACAGACCGTTCGGCGTGAACGTCATGCTGCTTTCCCCATTTGCGGACGAGGTAATGCGGGTGGTTTTTGAGGAACGAGTGGCGGTGGTGACCACCGGAGCCGGCAACCCGGGCAAGTACATCAGTGCGCTGCGCGAAGTGGGCTGCCGGGTGATACCGGTCGTGCCCTCGGTCGCGCTGGCCCGGCGTCTGGAGCAGACCGGGGTGGACGCTCTGATCGCGGAGGGCATGGAGTCCGGCGGCCACATCGGAGAGCTGACGACCATGGTCCTGGTGCCTCAAATTGTAGATGCCGTAAGCATCCCGGTAATCGCGGCCGGCGGGATCGGTGACGGCCGGGGAGTAGCGGCGGCGTTGGCGCTGGGAGCCAAGGGGGTGCAGTTGGGCACCCGCTTCATCTGTGCCGAGGAGTGCACGGTGCATCCGCTGGTCAAGGAGAAGATTCTCAAGGCCAAGGACCGGGACACCGTAGTCAGCGGGCGCACCACCGGTCATCCGGTAAGGTGTCTCCGGAACAAGCTCACACGGCAGTTTGAGGAACTGGAGGCCAGGCAGGCGCCCCCGGAGGAGCTGGAAAAGCTGGGAGTGGGCAAACTGCGGGCGGCAATGGTGGATGGGGATGTGGAATACGGTTCGGTGATGGCGGGTCAGATTGCGGCCCTGGTCAATGACATCAAGCCGGCCAGGGAAATTATCCGGCAACTGGTGGCGGAAGCGGAACAGGTCGTGGCACGGATGGCCCGGATGGGAGAAGCGAGATGA
- the coaD gene encoding pantetheine-phosphate adenylyltransferase, with protein sequence MKIAVYPGSFDPITNGHLDVIQRAAQVFDQVVVAVAHSSTKEPLFSIEERLDMLRVVLQKLPNVRVDAYRGLTVRYAREQGARALIRGLRAVSDFEYEFTMALTNKKLAPEIETVFLMTEAKYSFISSGSVKEVARYGGCLEDMVPVPVERILRDKFGMRGEG encoded by the coding sequence GTGAAGATTGCCGTGTATCCCGGCAGCTTTGACCCTATTACGAACGGGCATCTGGACGTGATCCAGCGGGCGGCGCAGGTTTTTGACCAGGTGGTTGTGGCCGTGGCCCACAGTTCTACCAAGGAGCCCCTGTTTTCGATCGAGGAACGGCTGGACATGCTCCGGGTTGTTTTGCAGAAGTTGCCAAACGTGCGGGTGGACGCCTATCGCGGCCTGACGGTCCGCTATGCCCGGGAGCAGGGTGCGCGGGCCCTAATCCGGGGCTTGCGGGCGGTGTCCGATTTTGAGTACGAGTTTACAATGGCCCTCACCAACAAGAAACTGGCGCCGGAAATTGAGACTGTCTTTTTGATGACCGAGGCCAAGTACTCATTCATCAGTTCGGGTTCTGTCAAGGAGGTGGCGCGTTACGGCGGTTGCCTGGAGGATATGGTGCCGGTTCCGGTGGAGCGGATATTAAGGGATAAATTTGGGATGAGGGGTGAGGGGTGA
- the fabD gene encoding ACP S-malonyltransferase, giving the protein MKTAFLFPGQGSQYVGMGEELHRSYPVVRRIFTRADEILGFSLTKLCFEGPREELQKTANTQPAVFATSVACFEVLREKGILPDVLAGHSLGEYTALVVAGAFSFEDGLRLVRRRGQLMQEAVPLGTGGMVAVLGLERETLKEIATEAGRAGVINLANFNCPGQVVLAGEMAALERAVDLAKQAGAKKCVPLSVSGPFHSSLMRSAGERLAQALDGIEIRDPRTPVVANVDGRFLVTAAEVRAALVRQIYSPVRWEEGIQTLIGAGVRTFVEVGPGKVLSGLVKKIASRDTAILNVEDGASLQKVLACLEEVG; this is encoded by the coding sequence ATGAAAACGGCCTTTTTGTTCCCCGGCCAGGGTTCCCAGTACGTGGGCATGGGTGAAGAACTGCACCGCAGCTACCCGGTGGTGAGGCGGATTTTCACCCGTGCCGATGAGATTCTCGGCTTTTCCTTGACCAAGCTCTGTTTTGAAGGGCCTAGAGAGGAACTCCAGAAAACGGCCAATACTCAGCCGGCCGTGTTTGCCACCAGTGTCGCCTGTTTCGAAGTGCTCCGCGAAAAAGGAATCCTTCCGGACGTGCTCGCTGGACACAGCCTGGGTGAATATACCGCCTTGGTCGTAGCCGGCGCCTTTTCGTTTGAGGATGGTTTGCGCCTGGTGCGGCGGCGGGGACAGCTCATGCAAGAAGCCGTTCCCCTTGGGACCGGCGGCATGGTGGCCGTCCTGGGACTGGAGCGGGAAACCCTCAAAGAAATCGCGACCGAGGCCGGACGTGCCGGAGTAATCAACCTGGCCAACTTCAACTGTCCCGGACAGGTGGTGTTGGCGGGAGAGATGGCGGCGCTGGAGCGAGCGGTCGACCTGGCAAAACAGGCCGGAGCAAAGAAATGTGTACCGCTTTCGGTCAGTGGGCCGTTTCACTCCTCCCTGATGCGCAGCGCCGGGGAGCGCCTGGCCCAAGCCCTTGACGGGATCGAGATAAGGGATCCCCGAACGCCGGTGGTGGCCAACGTTGACGGCCGGTTCCTGGTGACGGCGGCCGAGGTGAGGGCGGCCCTGGTCCGGCAGATTTACAGTCCGGTCCGTTGGGAGGAAGGGATACAGACGCTGATCGGGGCCGGAGTGCGGACTTTTGTGGAAGTCGGTCCCGGCAAAGTGTTGTCTGGGCTGGTCAAGAAAATCGCTTCGCGGGATACCGCCATCCTCAACGTGGAGGACGGGGCCTCCCTGCAAAAAGTCCTTGCGTGCCTGGAGGAGGTTGGCTAG
- the rpmF gene encoding 50S ribosomal protein L32 has product MGVPKRKHSKQRQRLRRAAWKTEVPTLVDCPQCRARIVPHRVCPECGYYKTKKVVNKDK; this is encoded by the coding sequence ATGGGGGTTCCCAAACGGAAGCATTCCAAGCAGCGCCAGCGCTTGCGGCGCGCGGCGTGGAAGACTGAAGTGCCCACCCTGGTGGATTGCCCGCAATGCCGGGCGCGAATAGTACCGCACCGGGTCTGCCCGGAGTGTGGGTATTACAAGACGAAAAAGGTCGTAAATAAGGACAAATAA
- a CDS encoding YceD family protein, giving the protein MFRLDLGTARDRPGQPVTFEFRKKLPGIEQLEEAGTAVGPVEVAVTITYLEGLYWLEGTVDGRFVTDCARCLERVEIRFGTKLAEKYARGGPGADTEVMPVEGDFIDLTEKIVESVLLALPMKPLCSPDCLGLCAECGQVLNKAACDCRPDGIDPRLAELGRLLNPDKKGVE; this is encoded by the coding sequence ATGTTTCGGCTCGATCTGGGCACGGCCAGGGACCGGCCCGGCCAACCGGTCACCTTCGAATTCCGGAAAAAGCTGCCGGGCATCGAACAGCTTGAAGAGGCTGGCACCGCCGTGGGACCGGTGGAGGTGGCGGTTACGATAACGTACCTGGAAGGGCTCTACTGGCTGGAAGGCACTGTGGACGGCCGATTCGTAACAGACTGCGCCCGCTGCCTGGAGCGGGTGGAGATCCGGTTCGGGACCAAGCTGGCGGAAAAGTATGCTCGGGGAGGTCCCGGCGCGGACACCGAAGTGATGCCGGTGGAGGGCGATTTCATAGACTTAACCGAGAAGATTGTCGAGAGCGTGCTCCTGGCGCTGCCGATGAAGCCGTTGTGCAGTCCGGATTGTCTGGGACTATGTGCCGAGTGCGGACAGGTATTGAATAAGGCTGCCTGTGACTGCCGGCCAGACGGTATTGATCCCCGCCTGGCCGAATTGGGGAGACTGTTGAACCCGGATAAAAAGGGGGTGGAATGA
- the ylbJ gene encoding sporulation integral membrane protein YlbJ, translated as MRPGCGRILPASLTLALIVILAVRPRTAFEGALVGMDTWWNIVFPALLPFFVVSELVLGLGLAGFVGVLLEPVMRPIFALPGSASFAVAVGYSSGYPVGANFTARLRSAGQCTRAEAEHLLSFTNNASPLFILVAVAVGMFNNPALGPFLLGIHYLANLTLGLVFRRYRPQERGQFSGSVHHLWRRAVHEFMTADGRHPGLILGEAVKTAVAKLLVIGGFIVLFAVTIHLLDSFGLLSVLAGLFGLLLQPLGFHSGLNLPLATGFFEMTLGIRAVSETAAPLVQQLIAVQLILAWSGLSIQAQVASFVSHTDIRLRLYVMGRIAHAVLAVVLTLLLFPVFEPLLVTPVVAAPGLELAWTAVFQTSILLALCLPLALLSLAMFVHLLRRLLHVF; from the coding sequence ATGCGTCCGGGTTGCGGGAGAATCTTGCCGGCCTCACTTACCCTGGCCCTGATTGTCATCCTGGCCGTCCGTCCACGCACCGCCTTCGAGGGAGCCCTCGTCGGAATGGATACCTGGTGGAATATAGTGTTCCCGGCCTTGTTGCCTTTTTTTGTCGTCTCGGAACTGGTGCTCGGCCTTGGCTTGGCCGGCTTCGTCGGCGTACTGTTGGAACCAGTCATGCGCCCGATCTTCGCGCTCCCGGGCAGCGCCTCGTTCGCCGTGGCCGTAGGTTACAGTTCCGGATATCCGGTCGGGGCCAACTTCACCGCCCGCCTCCGGTCCGCCGGACAATGCACCCGGGCGGAGGCCGAACACCTGCTTTCCTTCACCAACAACGCCAGCCCGCTTTTCATTCTGGTGGCCGTCGCGGTGGGGATGTTCAACAATCCCGCGCTGGGGCCCTTTCTCCTGGGCATCCACTACCTGGCCAACCTCACCCTGGGGCTTGTATTCCGCCGCTATCGCCCCCAAGAGCGGGGGCAGTTCTCCGGATCGGTCCACCACCTCTGGAGGCGGGCCGTCCACGAGTTCATGACGGCTGACGGGCGCCATCCGGGACTGATTCTGGGCGAAGCGGTGAAAACCGCAGTGGCCAAACTGCTGGTTATCGGTGGGTTTATCGTTTTATTCGCCGTGACCATCCACCTGCTGGACAGCTTCGGATTGCTCAGTGTTCTTGCCGGCCTTTTCGGTCTGCTGTTGCAGCCCCTGGGCTTTCATTCCGGCTTGAATCTGCCGCTCGCCACCGGTTTTTTCGAGATGACACTCGGTATCAGGGCGGTGAGTGAGACCGCCGCGCCGTTGGTTCAGCAACTGATCGCCGTACAGCTGATCCTGGCCTGGAGCGGCCTCTCGATTCAGGCCCAGGTCGCCAGTTTCGTTTCCCATACGGATATCCGGCTCCGGCTCTACGTAATGGGCCGGATTGCTCACGCCGTCCTGGCTGTTGTTTTGACCTTGCTTCTGTTTCCGGTTTTTGAGCCGCTGCTGGTAACCCCGGTCGTGGCCGCCCCGGGGCTGGAACTGGCCTGGACCGCCGTTTTCCAAACTTCTATCCTGTTGGCCTTATGCCTGCCCCTGGCTCTTTTGAGCTTGGCCATGTTCGTCCATCTGCTGCGGCGTCTACTTCATGTTTTTTAG
- a CDS encoding ATPase, with product MLSILNDLEEFIQNSARVPMTKKVLVDEEKLLDFLDRARTILPEEVRKAKWLVQEREKVINESRQEAARLLEEAQKEVERRAEQSEVVRRAKEMADEIIMKAEKAAREMRLGARDYADDVLSKLEARVEKIVKEIEGGRLELKNMK from the coding sequence TTGCTTTCCATACTAAACGACCTGGAAGAATTCATCCAGAATTCCGCCCGGGTGCCCATGACCAAGAAGGTGCTGGTGGACGAGGAAAAGTTGTTGGACTTTCTTGACCGGGCCCGTACCATTCTTCCGGAAGAAGTGCGCAAAGCGAAGTGGCTGGTACAGGAGCGGGAAAAGGTGATCAACGAGTCCCGCCAGGAAGCGGCCCGCCTGCTGGAGGAAGCTCAGAAGGAGGTCGAGAGGAGGGCCGAGCAAAGCGAGGTCGTCCGCCGGGCCAAGGAAATGGCGGATGAAATCATTATGAAGGCCGAGAAAGCAGCGCGGGAGATGCGGCTGGGGGCCCGTGACTATGCTGATGACGTGCTGTCCAAACTGGAAGCCCGCGTGGAGAAAATCGTCAAGGAGATCGAAGGGGGCCGCCTGGAACTAAAAAACATGAAGTAG
- a CDS encoding beta-ketoacyl-ACP synthase III, protein MAERISAGIVGIGSCVPERVLTNRDLEALVDTSDQWIRERTGIRERRIAGPDQSTSDLAVVAARRALADAGIEPGELDLIVVATATPDMIFPSTASLVQERLGCGPVAAFDLSAGCTGFMYGLVVGAQFIAAGTYRTVLVIGAETLSRILNWEDRSTCVLFGDGAGAVVLQPVPPGRGLLAARLGSDGSGGDLLKLPAGGSRLPASALTVEQKLHYVHMNGREVFRFAVRILGEAAAEVIREAGLRQDQIDLFIPHQANIRIIEAAAKRLDLPMDRVMVNVDRYGNTSSASIPLALEEAVHSGRLADGDRVVMVGFGAGLTWAAAVLDWVGTGRREIEKPFV, encoded by the coding sequence ATGGCTGAGCGGATTTCGGCCGGAATCGTCGGCATCGGATCCTGCGTGCCGGAGAGGGTCTTGACCAACCGGGATCTGGAGGCGCTGGTGGACACTTCAGACCAGTGGATCCGTGAGCGTACCGGCATCCGGGAGCGCCGGATCGCCGGTCCGGACCAGTCCACATCGGATCTGGCCGTCGTTGCCGCCCGCCGGGCCCTGGCCGACGCCGGTATCGAACCCGGTGAGTTGGACCTGATTGTTGTGGCCACGGCCACCCCGGACATGATTTTTCCGTCTACGGCCAGCCTGGTGCAGGAACGCCTGGGCTGCGGCCCGGTGGCGGCTTTTGATCTCTCCGCCGGGTGCACCGGCTTCATGTATGGTTTGGTGGTCGGCGCGCAGTTTATCGCCGCCGGTACCTACCGGACGGTGCTGGTGATCGGCGCGGAAACCCTTTCCAGGATCCTGAACTGGGAAGACCGTTCCACTTGTGTGCTTTTCGGGGATGGAGCCGGGGCCGTGGTGCTGCAGCCGGTCCCGCCCGGACGCGGTCTGCTGGCGGCCCGGCTGGGGTCGGACGGATCCGGAGGCGACCTTCTGAAACTGCCGGCGGGGGGTTCCAGGCTGCCGGCCTCGGCGCTCACGGTGGAACAGAAACTGCACTACGTGCACATGAACGGGCGTGAAGTGTTCCGCTTTGCCGTCCGCATCCTGGGTGAGGCGGCCGCCGAGGTTATCCGGGAGGCCGGTCTCAGGCAGGACCAGATCGATCTCTTTATCCCCCACCAGGCGAATATTCGGATTATTGAGGCGGCAGCCAAGCGGCTGGACCTGCCCATGGACCGGGTCATGGTCAACGTCGACCGCTACGGCAACACCTCCTCCGCCTCCATTCCGTTGGCGCTGGAGGAGGCGGTGCATTCCGGCCGGTTGGCGGACGGGGACCGCGTGGTGATGGTCGGCTTCGGCGCCGGACTGACCTGGGCCGCGGCGGTATTGGATTGGGTCGGCACCGGTAGGCGTGAGATAGAGAAACCGTTTGTTTGA